The following are encoded in a window of Gymnogyps californianus isolate 813 chromosome 21, ASM1813914v2, whole genome shotgun sequence genomic DNA:
- the RBP7 gene encoding retinoid-binding protein 7, with protein MPVDFSGTWNLISNDNFEGYMVALGIDFATRKIAKMLKPQKVIKQDGDSFYIHTTSTFRDYLLQFKIGEEFEEDNKGLDNRKCKSLVTWENDKLVCVQTGEKNNRGWTHWLEGDDLHLELRCENQVCKQVFKRA; from the exons ATGCCTGTGGATTTCAGTGGAACCTGGAACCTTATCAGCAATGACAACTTTGAAGGTTATATGGTGGCCTTAG GTATTGACTTTGCAACACGCAAGATAGCAAAAATGCTGAAGCCTCAGAAAGTGATCAAACAAGATGGTGATTCATTTTATATCCATACCACTAGCACATTCAGAGATTATTTGCTTCAATTCAAAATTGGAGAAGAGTTTGAAGAAGATAATAAAGGCCTGgataacagaaaatgcaag agccttgttacctgggaaaatGACAAACTTGTCTGTGTCCAGACTGGTGAGAAGAACAACAGGGGCTGGACTCACTGGCTTGAAGGAGATGACCTCCACCTG gagCTTCGTTGTGAGAATCAAGTATGTAAACAGGTCTTCAAGAGAGCTTGA